In BD1-7 clade bacterium, the following proteins share a genomic window:
- a CDS encoding Putative transport protein encodes MINARLYGFLAITAVVVILVISLQAILMPFLVAGFLAYLTDPVVDRLEARGVGRTWGVIIVFVILTAFMVLAVGLLLPLLARQLVSFIQQIPDYIEWVQGHLMPWIQQTFGINDAGVPVDELRQLLTENWQKAGGFARTLLQSATSSTLSIVTTLGNLVLIPVVFFYLLRDWDHMIAGIADTIPRAWVGQVTDLAKASNEVLSAFIRGQLMVMFTLGTIYSIGLSIVGLDLALFLGTLAGLFSVVPYLGTFVGIASATVAAYLQFHELMPVLYVGIVFGIGQMIESMVLTPLLVGDKVGLHPVVVIFAVMAGGQLAGFTGILLALPISAVLMVFVRHFLDKYKDSELYQHETNG; translated from the coding sequence ATGATAAACGCCCGATTATATGGATTTCTCGCGATCACTGCTGTCGTTGTTATTCTGGTGATTAGTTTACAAGCGATCCTCATGCCGTTTTTGGTGGCAGGATTTTTGGCGTATCTCACAGACCCCGTTGTTGATCGTCTTGAGGCGCGAGGTGTAGGTCGCACATGGGGCGTTATCATTGTTTTTGTGATTCTGACGGCGTTTATGGTGTTGGCTGTCGGATTGCTGCTACCTTTGTTGGCTCGCCAATTAGTCAGTTTTATCCAACAAATACCCGATTACATCGAATGGGTACAAGGGCATTTGATGCCGTGGATCCAACAAACCTTTGGCATTAATGATGCTGGCGTACCGGTCGATGAATTACGCCAGCTGTTGACGGAAAACTGGCAGAAAGCCGGTGGGTTTGCCCGCACACTTCTACAAAGCGCTACGTCATCAACGCTTTCGATCGTCACAACATTGGGAAATCTTGTATTGATACCGGTGGTTTTCTTTTACTTATTGCGCGATTGGGATCATATGATCGCCGGTATTGCCGATACCATCCCCCGGGCGTGGGTCGGGCAAGTCACTGACCTTGCAAAAGCCAGTAACGAAGTGTTGAGTGCGTTTATTCGTGGCCAATTGATGGTGATGTTCACGCTCGGCACGATATATTCTATTGGGCTATCAATTGTCGGGCTGGATCTAGCCCTGTTCCTAGGTACGCTTGCTGGGCTCTTCAGTGTGGTGCCATATTTAGGTACCTTTGTAGGGATTGCATCAGCAACGGTTGCGGCTTATTTGCAATTTCATGAACTCATGCCGGTGTTGTATGTGGGCATTGTGTTTGGCATAGGTCAAATGATTGAAAGTATGGTCTTAACGCCACTGTTAGTTGGTGATAAAGTCGGGTTACATCCGGTGGTCGTTATTTTTGCCGTTATGGCAGGAGGACAGTTGGCCGGATTCACGGGTATCTTACTGGCGTTACCGATTTCTGCTGTATTAATGGTATTTGTGCGCCACTTTTTGGATAAATATAAAGACAGCGAGTTGTATCAACACGAAACGAATGGATAA
- a CDS encoding STAS-domain containing protein yields the protein MGITTKLSGDGSELYLAIDGRFDFSLHQEFRGAYESKDQVVTSYVIDMKATTYLDSSALGMLLLLRDFAGGDHASIQIVHCNQDVKKILSISNFEQLFDIH from the coding sequence ATGGGGATCACAACTAAATTATCTGGTGACGGTAGCGAACTGTATCTGGCCATTGATGGCCGGTTCGATTTCAGTTTGCATCAGGAATTTAGGGGTGCGTATGAAAGCAAAGATCAAGTGGTGACGAGCTATGTTATCGACATGAAAGCGACGACCTATCTGGATAGCTCTGCACTGGGCATGCTTTTGCTGCTGCGTGATTTCGCCGGCGGTGATCATGCCAGTATCCAAATTGTGCACTGCAATCAAGACGTCAAGAAAATCCTATCTATATCCAACTTCGAACAACTGTTTGATATTCACTGA
- the purN gene encoding Phosphoribosylglycinamide formyltransferase, which produces MPEQDKPRLVVLISGSGSNLQAFIDQCADGTLPADLVAVISNRPDVKGLERAEHAGIPAITIDHKEFDSREAFDIALTERIDALQPDLVILAGFMRILTQDFVSRFMGKLLNIHPSLLPKYPGLNTHQRAIDAGDAVAGATVHFVTPELDGGPPVLRAEIPIESTDTADALAAKTLVQEHKIYPLAAHWFINQRLKLQGGNAYLDDECLSESGKLFTDTLLEPSA; this is translated from the coding sequence ATGCCCGAGCAAGACAAGCCCCGATTGGTTGTATTGATCTCTGGTAGTGGCAGTAATCTTCAGGCGTTTATTGATCAGTGTGCCGACGGCACACTGCCTGCAGACTTGGTGGCGGTGATTTCCAACCGCCCCGACGTTAAAGGCCTTGAACGCGCTGAGCATGCAGGTATTCCAGCAATCACTATTGATCATAAAGAATTCGATAGCAGAGAAGCTTTTGATATCGCACTGACTGAACGCATTGACGCATTGCAGCCGGATCTGGTGATTCTGGCAGGTTTTATGCGCATATTGACGCAGGACTTTGTCTCGCGCTTTATGGGTAAACTGCTCAATATTCACCCATCGTTACTACCCAAGTATCCTGGTTTGAATACACATCAGCGCGCAATCGATGCCGGTGATGCAGTTGCTGGCGCAACCGTGCATTTCGTTACCCCGGAACTCGACGGTGGACCACCGGTGCTGCGCGCTGAAATCCCTATTGAGTCGACAGATACTGCCGACGCATTAGCGGCAAAAACATTGGTTCAGGAGCACAAAATTTATCCGCTGGCCGCACACTGGTTTATAAACCAGCGTTTAAAGCTGCAGGGGGGAAATGCCTATTTGGATGATGAATGCCTGTCAGAGTCCGGTAAATTGTTTACCGATACGCTACTGGAGCCAAGCGCTTAA
- the purM gene encoding Phosphoribosylformylglycinamidine cyclo-ligase produces the protein MSDKSLSYKDAGVDIDAGNALVDRIKTAVKRTNRPEVMSGLGGFGALCSLPTNYKEPVLVAGTDGVGTKLRVALETGLHNTVGIDLVAMCVNDLIVQGAEPLFFLDYYATGKLNVDLAAAVVDGIAEGCVQSGCALIGGETAEMPGMYEGDDYDLAGFCVGVVEKDGVIDGSTVAKGDVLLGLTSSGPHSNGYSLIRKIVEVSGADWNDDFEGKPLGEQLLTPTRIYVKPLLEMMKSVNVKALSHITGGGLLENIPRVMPSHTIAEIDSNQWEMPAIFRWLQEKGNIAPEEMYRTFNCGIGMVICVAAEDAEQAMSALEAQGETVIRIGQIDGADSEEPTVVVK, from the coding sequence ATGTCTGACAAATCACTTAGCTACAAAGACGCTGGCGTTGATATTGACGCCGGTAACGCACTCGTTGACCGCATCAAAACTGCGGTAAAACGCACAAATCGCCCGGAAGTTATGTCCGGTTTAGGCGGGTTCGGTGCATTGTGTTCATTACCAACCAACTATAAAGAGCCTGTATTGGTTGCTGGTACAGACGGTGTCGGCACAAAATTACGGGTTGCGCTGGAAACAGGCTTGCACAATACCGTCGGTATCGACCTCGTTGCCATGTGTGTGAACGATTTGATCGTACAAGGTGCAGAGCCGCTGTTCTTCCTAGATTACTATGCAACCGGCAAACTTAATGTTGACCTAGCGGCTGCGGTTGTCGATGGCATCGCAGAAGGCTGTGTGCAATCAGGTTGTGCACTGATCGGTGGTGAAACTGCTGAAATGCCTGGCATGTATGAAGGCGATGATTACGACCTGGCCGGATTCTGCGTCGGTGTTGTTGAAAAAGACGGCGTGATTGATGGCTCTACCGTTGCCAAAGGTGACGTTTTACTTGGCTTAACCTCCTCAGGCCCACATTCCAACGGCTATTCTCTGATTCGAAAAATTGTCGAAGTCAGTGGTGCCGACTGGAATGATGACTTTGAAGGCAAACCGCTGGGTGAACAACTGCTGACACCGACACGCATTTACGTAAAACCTCTGCTAGAGATGATGAAATCCGTTAACGTTAAGGCACTATCGCACATCACCGGTGGTGGCTTGCTGGAAAACATTCCACGCGTGATGCCTAGTCATACAATCGCTGAAATCGACAGCAATCAATGGGAAATGCCTGCTATCTTCCGCTGGCTGCAGGAAAAGGGCAATATCGCCCCAGAAGAGATGTATCGCACGTTTAATTGCGGCATTGGTATGGTCATTTGTGTTGCAGCAGAAGATGCAGAGCAAGCGATGTCTGCTCTTGAAGCGCAAGGTGAAACCGTTATTCGCATTGGCCAAATCGACGGCGCCGACAGCGAAGAACCCACAGTGGTTGTGAAGTAA
- the pleD_4 gene encoding Response regulator PleD: MTALPEENLRILIADDSNTDRMVLEAIIRKQGHEPILACDGIEAVAAFETEAPDIILLDALMPNMDGFETARYIKSNSDDRFIPIIFLTSLSEADSLAQCLEAGGDDFLTKPYNHVILKAKINAFRRMLMMHVTLQHQRDQIAANNLRLIQEQEIAKRTFDKVAHEGCLQVSNIQYRLSPMAVFNGDVLLAAPRPNGNLSVLLGDFTGHGLAAAIGAMPMSQTFYSMVAKGFCVRDVVIEINRKLKEILPVGIFCCATVVEIDFRCQLAEFWSGGMPDTFIRYNESGEYHTLKACHVPLGILSADRFSAETTAVQLAKGDRIYLWTDGIPEATNADGDMFGYDRLHRIFSEHDEKDDLFQHIMSTVDEFVGDTAPDDDLSAAEICLVNYETFAENQPKFQRYETFQPLDCQVDYRIEPDSLRHFDPLPFLQRHVHEIPALRSRSGDLLAILSELYSNALEHGVLGLDSVLKSSATGFAKYYEQRQTRLKTLSEGYILISIACRGDAAEGYFTVSITDSGDGFDTEKLIRRLDDTNSHPYSGRGIALVNSLADELRFNAKGNQVTASLRWPMKSDCRNG, translated from the coding sequence ATGACGGCGTTGCCTGAAGAAAATCTTCGTATTCTGATTGCTGATGACAGTAATACCGATCGTATGGTGCTCGAAGCGATAATTCGAAAACAAGGTCATGAGCCGATATTAGCGTGTGATGGTATTGAAGCGGTTGCTGCATTTGAAACCGAAGCCCCGGATATAATTCTGCTTGATGCGCTGATGCCGAACATGGACGGTTTTGAAACAGCGCGTTATATCAAGTCCAATAGTGATGACCGATTTATTCCGATTATTTTTTTAACGTCACTCAGTGAGGCAGATTCACTGGCGCAATGCCTCGAAGCCGGCGGCGATGATTTTTTAACCAAGCCGTATAACCACGTTATTCTAAAAGCCAAAATTAATGCATTCCGCCGTATGTTGATGATGCATGTCACCTTGCAACACCAACGTGATCAAATTGCCGCCAATAATCTTCGGCTGATTCAAGAACAAGAAATAGCAAAGCGGACGTTTGATAAAGTCGCCCATGAAGGGTGCCTGCAGGTTTCCAATATTCAGTATCGATTATCGCCTATGGCGGTGTTTAACGGAGATGTATTGCTCGCGGCACCACGTCCGAATGGNAATCTATCTGTCTTGTTAGGCGATTTTACTGGGCATGGGTTGGCTGCCGCGATTGGCGCTATGCCGATGTCACAAACGTTTTATTCCATGGTTGCCAAGGGTTTTTGTGTTCGTGATGTGGTGATAGAGATTAACCGCAAACTTAAAGAAATATTACCTGTCGGTATTTTCTGTTGTGCGACAGTGGTCGAGATCGACTTCCGCTGTCAACTCGCTGAGTTCTGGAGCGGAGGAATGCCAGATACGTTTATCCGTTACAACGAATCAGGTGAATACCATACGTTAAAAGCCTGCCATGTGCCGCTTGGTATACTTTCAGCTGATCGTTTCAGTGCAGAGACAACGGCGGTTCAGCTAGCGAAAGGTGATCGTATATATTTGTGGACGGATGGCATTCCTGAGGCAACCAATGCTGACGGTGACATGTTTGGTTATGATCGACTGCATCGTATATTTTCTGAGCATGATGAAAAAGACGATCTGTTCCAGCACATTATGTCGACGGTTGACGAGTTTGTCGGTGATACCGCCCCTGATGATGATTTATCTGCGGCAGAAATTTGCTTGGTAAATTACGAAACTTTTGCTGAAAATCAGCCCAAATTTCAGCGTTACGAAACATTCCAACCGTTGGATTGCCAAGTTGACTATCGAATAGAGCCGGATAGCTTACGACATTTTGACCCACTGCCTTTTTTGCAGCGCCATGTTCATGAAATTCCAGCTTTACGCAGCCGATCCGGTGATCTTCTGGCTATTTTATCTGAGTTGTATTCCAATGCGTTAGAGCACGGGGTTTTGGGTCTCGATTCCGTATTAAAATCGTCAGCTACCGGTTTTGCGAAATACTACGAGCAACGGCAAACGCGTTTAAAGACATTGAGTGAGGGGTACATTCTGATTAGCATCGCCTGCAGAGGTGATGCGGCAGAGGGCTATTTTACAGTGTCGATTACTGATAGTGGTGATGGATTTGACACAGAAAAACTGATTCGCCGGCTTGATGATACGAATTCGCATCCTTATAGTGGTCGCGGTATTGCATTAGTAAATTCTTTAGCGGATGAACTCCGTTTTAATGCAAAAGGTAATCAGGTTACCGCTTCTTTGCGTTGGCCTATGAAAAGTGATTGCCGGAATGGATAG